One genomic segment of Acidobacteriota bacterium includes these proteins:
- a CDS encoding thioredoxin fold domain-containing protein: MRKRGFAHCLIILILFSQTAATFSDIEFIRDDLGFTLGKARKENKDIMIFFYTDWCAWCKAMDRHIFADKKVAEFLKNLVTIRINAEKGDGPTFVRRFKVDSYPTVVFLDSWGKEINRINGFLPPAYFLEVSQNIINNNRSHQSRTPRR; encoded by the coding sequence TTGAGAAAGAGGGGTTTCGCACACTGTCTTATCATCCTGATTCTTTTTTCACAGACCGCGGCCACTTTTTCCGACATAGAATTTATCAGGGATGATCTCGGTTTCACCCTGGGAAAAGCAAGGAAGGAAAACAAAGATATTATGATTTTTTTCTACACTGACTGGTGTGCCTGGTGCAAGGCGATGGACAGGCACATCTTCGCCGATAAGAAAGTCGCCGAGTTTTTGAAAAACCTTGTGACTATCAGGATTAATGCCGAAAAGGGGGACGGCCCCACATTCGTCAGAAGGTTCAAAGTTGATTCTTATCCCACCGTCGTCTTCCTCGATTCCTGGGGAAAGGAGATCAACAGGATCAACGGATTCCTTCCTCCCGCATACTTTCTCGAGGTGTCGCAGAACATCATCAATAACAACCGCTCCCATCAATCGAGAACACCCCGCCGATGA
- a CDS encoding cytochrome c3 family protein gives LFVSILVSSAAFGLLFGAEEQKVALQGKGKELCVVCHEDLEKLATMKFQHTPLKQNDCFVCHDPHTADHKGLVREEDSDLCYRCHEAEKGGFSQGVRHSPIETKGCQVCHHPHASNYQDQLLNETSPLCFQCHQPELEKMKKAVTHAPFVKGECMKCHSPHSSANEFLMKGDFQRTCLSCHNATQEVLVRAHSGMDVRGSDCEGCHTAHASDVKGLIHEHQNQPFRERECSTCHKMSLPDLKKLVSETTELCLMCHEEKKKGEPPSISHKMELEKGCSSCHTPHASASLYLFRRKEWITCLNCHTEVSNRFSASKYYHPSKVEGGRCSICHSIHSGKNGKLLALSGLDVCNQCHGAHFKFSHPMGKNVRDVWHERDELLCTSCHDPHGTNYRAFLRLDPARELCIQCHKIK, from the coding sequence TTCTTTTCGTCTCCATACTGGTATCTTCTGCAGCTTTTGGATTGCTTTTCGGAGCGGAGGAACAGAAGGTTGCCCTTCAGGGGAAAGGCAAAGAGCTCTGTGTCGTCTGCCATGAAGATCTGGAAAAACTTGCCACCATGAAGTTCCAGCACACGCCGCTGAAACAGAACGATTGCTTCGTTTGCCACGATCCACACACGGCGGACCACAAGGGTCTCGTGAGGGAAGAGGATTCGGATCTCTGTTACCGCTGCCATGAAGCCGAGAAGGGGGGCTTTTCCCAGGGGGTTCGTCATTCACCAATCGAAACGAAGGGATGCCAGGTCTGCCATCATCCTCATGCCTCCAATTATCAGGACCAGCTTCTGAATGAGACATCTCCTCTCTGCTTCCAGTGCCATCAGCCTGAATTGGAAAAGATGAAGAAAGCTGTGACGCATGCTCCCTTCGTGAAAGGGGAGTGCATGAAATGTCATTCTCCTCATTCCTCGGCGAATGAATTTCTCATGAAAGGCGATTTTCAGAGAACCTGTTTGAGCTGCCATAATGCCACGCAGGAGGTTTTGGTCAGGGCTCACAGCGGTATGGATGTCCGTGGGAGTGACTGCGAGGGTTGCCATACGGCTCATGCATCAGACGTGAAGGGTCTCATTCACGAGCATCAGAATCAACCGTTCAGAGAAAGGGAGTGCTCGACCTGCCACAAGATGTCCTTGCCTGACCTGAAGAAGCTCGTCTCGGAGACCACGGAGCTATGCCTGATGTGCCATGAGGAGAAGAAGAAGGGCGAACCTCCTTCGATCTCGCATAAAATGGAGCTGGAGAAAGGGTGTTCATCCTGCCATACGCCGCATGCATCCGCTTCCCTATATCTCTTCAGGCGGAAGGAGTGGATCACCTGTCTGAATTGCCACACTGAAGTTTCCAATAGATTCTCTGCTAGCAAGTACTATCACCCGTCAAAGGTGGAGGGAGGAAGATGCTCAATCTGTCACAGCATCCATTCCGGAAAAAACGGGAAGCTCCTGGCATTATCCGGCTTGGACGTCTGCAATCAATGCCATGGCGCTCATTTTAAGTTCAGCCATCCGATGGGGAAGAATGTCAGGGATGTCTGGCATGAACGAGATGAGCTTCTCTGCACCTCCTGCCATGATCCCCACGGGACCAATTACAGAGCATTCCTGAGGCTCGATCCCGCAAGGGAACTATGCATTCAGTGTCACAAAATTAAATAG
- a CDS encoding carboxypeptidase-like regulatory domain-containing protein, which yields MHRKGISRLLFFPVLILFFSFFNVLPSSNEISIKGIVRDSLGNLLSDVNIFVSSDNFNREIINTRTDERGQYTLEKIAPGVYKIAAAKKGYLTNVENVNASSVASLNLTLKPLTAGAAKDAEKIPVTLDWVRRIPKKDLLKKVEAASVLERGSHDDTAEAMARRTIARSYGFSTPDSLPFILELKQVASREMSGNEQEGSGDRKNSVALSFSGNIGSDLKIEFEGQRKKWKEASDTDSLFDSLKRDAKLMGIIGSYDLGKWGTLGFKTFYGTDSLTIKDERFSGLSLFEGSQRGWGYSAGWQRKDDDLAIQVQMSHAGMKFNGDLPYMGLDGSPDDPWSVKNQVINASGNFQASLTAEHEIDIGLRTRFYDNSYPLFRVTSPYDTHSYYGPGEMGKHLFFYGKDHWVIIAPITIGLGVQYYRLYHSGDVQVVIPVFEIEYRAKSGSILKTELSYAMDNILSGGDNSGRASFGAGNPSGHEKDISCKIDLKKEFGSGSISARVSYAPLLLSAEEKASEMPWNDVALYITDGNASRVGAGVFVEKRFKVINGGIGLDYGEVKGTFATVLPDDIPLQMFRQGDMNYLLAILRAYSSESDTELSVRYRKVRDCIYEEGSYESDLPFRYSMISIQVNQRIPIVKVKGVQLRAVVEYDDILAYDDSRSNPLAGLLVPARRVGGGFLFSF from the coding sequence ATGCATCGGAAGGGAATCAGCAGGCTCCTTTTCTTCCCGGTATTAATTCTGTTCTTCTCATTCTTTAATGTCCTTCCATCAAGCAACGAGATCTCCATAAAAGGCATAGTAAGGGACAGCCTTGGGAATCTTCTCTCCGACGTTAATATCTTTGTCTCATCGGACAATTTCAACAGGGAGATAATCAACACCAGGACAGATGAAAGGGGTCAGTACACGCTTGAGAAGATAGCCCCTGGTGTCTATAAGATCGCAGCCGCTAAGAAGGGCTACCTGACAAATGTTGAAAACGTCAACGCTTCCTCCGTAGCATCGTTGAATCTCACGCTAAAGCCGCTCACTGCAGGAGCCGCAAAAGACGCTGAAAAGATTCCGGTGACCCTGGACTGGGTCAGACGAATTCCAAAGAAGGATCTCCTCAAGAAAGTGGAAGCGGCTTCCGTGCTGGAAAGAGGGAGCCATGACGATACGGCCGAAGCGATGGCTCGAAGAACCATTGCACGATCGTACGGTTTTTCGACTCCGGATTCGCTTCCTTTCATTCTGGAACTTAAACAGGTTGCATCGCGAGAGATGAGCGGAAATGAGCAGGAAGGCAGCGGTGACAGGAAGAACAGCGTGGCACTCTCATTCTCAGGGAATATAGGTTCGGACCTCAAGATTGAATTCGAAGGGCAGAGGAAGAAATGGAAGGAAGCTTCCGACACGGATTCTCTGTTCGATTCCCTCAAGAGAGACGCCAAGCTGATGGGCATCATCGGCAGTTATGATCTTGGAAAATGGGGGACGCTCGGTTTCAAGACATTTTACGGGACCGATTCTCTTACTATCAAGGATGAGCGGTTCTCCGGTCTTTCTCTCTTCGAGGGAAGCCAGAGAGGATGGGGCTATTCAGCAGGATGGCAGAGGAAAGACGACGATCTGGCAATCCAGGTTCAGATGTCCCATGCCGGGATGAAGTTCAACGGCGATTTGCCGTATATGGGGCTCGATGGATCTCCAGATGATCCCTGGAGCGTCAAGAATCAGGTCATCAACGCTTCCGGGAATTTTCAAGCTTCACTGACAGCGGAACATGAGATAGACATAGGCCTGAGGACCCGGTTTTACGATAATTCCTATCCGCTCTTCCGTGTAACTTCACCTTACGACACGCATTCCTATTACGGCCCTGGTGAGATGGGCAAACATCTATTCTTCTATGGAAAGGATCACTGGGTCATTATTGCCCCGATCACAATCGGTCTTGGAGTCCAGTACTACCGCCTCTATCATTCCGGTGATGTTCAGGTAGTAATCCCTGTCTTCGAGATCGAGTACAGAGCGAAGTCCGGCTCGATCCTGAAAACGGAGCTCTCCTATGCCATGGATAATATTCTTTCAGGCGGGGATAATTCCGGGAGAGCTTCCTTCGGTGCTGGAAACCCATCGGGCCATGAGAAAGATATATCTTGCAAGATCGATCTGAAAAAAGAGTTCGGAAGTGGCTCAATAAGTGCCAGAGTCTCTTATGCCCCTCTTCTTCTAAGCGCAGAAGAAAAAGCATCAGAGATGCCATGGAACGATGTTGCTCTATACATCACGGATGGAAATGCTTCCCGGGTGGGAGCAGGTGTATTCGTTGAAAAAAGATTCAAAGTGATAAATGGGGGGATTGGCCTTGACTATGGCGAGGTGAAGGGGACCTTTGCAACGGTTCTGCCTGACGATATTCCCCTTCAGATGTTCCGGCAGGGAGACATGAACTACCTTCTTGCAATACTCAGGGCATACAGTAGCGAGAGTGATACGGAGCTTTCCGTTCGATACCGGAAAGTGAGAGACTGCATTTACGAAGAGGGATCTTACGAAAGCGATCTTCCATTTCGGTATTCCATGATATCCATCCAGGTGAACCAGAGAATCCCCATCGTAAAAGTCAAGGGGGTTCAACTCAGGGCGGTCGTTGAGTACGATGATATTCTCGCATATGATGATTCGAGGAGCAATCCGCTCGCGGGTCTTCTGGTGCCTGCCAGAAGGGTCGGTGGTGGATTCTTGTTCAGTTTCTAA
- the purD gene encoding phosphoribosylamine--glycine ligase: protein MKILVVGSGGREHTLCWKMVQSPMVTKIYCTPGNAGISSVAETIPIDPSSISELSDFGAEKRIDLTVVGPELPLILGLFDEFQKRGLKVFGASAEAARLEGSKVFAKEFMARKRIPTADFRVFDSPDAAVSFLKSKECRYPTVVKADGLAAGKGVIICQNRSEAEDAVRKMMVEKIFGASGERIIIEDCLQGREVSFLLLSDGEEFIPLASSQDYKRALDNDEGPNTGGMGSYSPSAHLSPGEHRKILDEIVEPTITGMMEDGRRFKGILYCGLMLTDKGPRVLEYNVRFGDPEAQVILPRMESDLVPLLLACAGGSLKGMDIKWSDGASVCVVMASGGYPGSFEKGKLVKGLNLIKEDDRLQVFHAGTSFNRDGDIVTSGGRVLGINALGETIEVARNRAYDCVGKICFEGMHFRKDIALDAL from the coding sequence ATGAAAATTCTCGTTGTGGGAAGCGGAGGGAGAGAGCACACACTCTGCTGGAAGATGGTGCAAAGCCCAATGGTAACCAAGATCTACTGCACTCCGGGGAATGCGGGGATCTCGTCGGTGGCGGAGACCATTCCGATCGATCCCTCATCGATATCAGAGCTTTCCGATTTCGGCGCGGAGAAGAGGATCGATCTCACGGTCGTGGGACCGGAACTTCCCCTGATCCTCGGTCTCTTCGATGAATTTCAGAAGAGGGGACTCAAGGTCTTCGGCGCTTCCGCGGAAGCCGCAAGACTCGAAGGAAGCAAGGTATTCGCTAAAGAGTTCATGGCGAGGAAGCGGATCCCAACGGCCGATTTCAGAGTTTTCGATTCACCTGATGCTGCCGTCTCTTTTCTCAAGAGCAAGGAGTGCCGCTATCCGACTGTCGTCAAGGCTGATGGACTTGCAGCCGGCAAAGGGGTTATCATCTGCCAGAACCGCAGCGAAGCGGAAGATGCCGTCAGGAAGATGATGGTGGAGAAGATCTTCGGGGCATCAGGCGAAAGGATCATCATCGAGGATTGCCTGCAAGGAAGGGAAGTTTCTTTCCTCCTGCTCTCCGATGGCGAGGAGTTCATCCCTCTCGCTTCTTCACAGGATTACAAACGGGCTCTTGACAACGACGAGGGACCGAACACGGGCGGGATGGGTTCCTACTCGCCCTCCGCTCACCTGAGTCCAGGAGAGCATCGAAAGATTCTGGACGAGATCGTAGAGCCCACTATCACGGGGATGATGGAGGATGGCAGAAGATTCAAAGGGATCCTATACTGCGGACTCATGCTGACTGATAAAGGACCCAGGGTTCTTGAGTACAACGTGAGGTTCGGCGACCCAGAAGCCCAGGTCATCCTCCCCCGCATGGAAAGCGACCTCGTTCCTCTTCTTCTCGCCTGCGCCGGTGGCTCGCTCAAAGGGATGGATATCAAATGGAGCGATGGGGCATCCGTCTGCGTCGTCATGGCTTCCGGGGGATATCCTGGCTCTTTTGAGAAAGGAAAGCTTGTCAAAGGACTCAATCTGATCAAAGAGGACGATCGACTGCAGGTCTTCCACGCCGGGACTTCATTCAACCGTGATGGTGATATCGTCACTTCCGGCGGAAGAGTCCTCGGAATCAATGCGCTTGGAGAGACAATCGAGGTTGCCAGGAACAGAGCATATGATTGCGTGGGTAAGATCTGCTTCGAGGGAATGCACTTCCGAAAGGATATCGCCCTCGACGCTCTCTGA
- a CDS encoding secondary thiamine-phosphate synthase enzyme YjbQ, whose translation MIHEISVSSRKRIEMIDITSVVQKMVSSSKVENGTCNLFVPHTTAAITINEAADPSVASDISEALSKLVPEGRGYRHTEGNADSHIKSTLVGVSQQVFIKNGRLVLGTWQGIFFCEFDGPRNRRILARIIPDR comes from the coding sequence ATGATTCATGAAATTAGTGTGAGCAGTCGAAAGAGGATTGAGATGATCGACATCACTTCCGTGGTTCAGAAGATGGTCTCTTCTTCGAAGGTAGAGAATGGAACGTGCAACCTCTTCGTTCCGCATACGACAGCCGCCATCACCATCAACGAGGCGGCTGATCCCAGCGTCGCCAGTGACATCTCCGAAGCCCTCTCGAAACTCGTTCCCGAGGGAAGAGGCTACCGTCATACGGAAGGGAACGCCGACTCCCACATCAAATCGACGCTCGTGGGTGTCTCACAGCAGGTCTTCATAAAGAATGGCCGTCTCGTACTCGGAACGTGGCAGGGGATCTTCTTCTGCGAGTTCGACGGCCCGCGAAACAGGCGCATCCTTGCCAGGATCATCCCCGATAGATGA
- a CDS encoding N-acetylmuramoyl-L-alanine amidase, translating to MNFSRAAGTLSASSERIALHLRVIKKLLMFLIVAIAYLLPIAGKSEEQQMKKEVLEALPGVRISLQNGKDIVLMYAPRRGEGYLTLAEKFTVSSENWKALKEINLDPILVEGKEYMIPYQLLRDEYKYLAVVNIFPEDRFEKGAWHHYPSKSPIETFGVGLWQASEWFTGRGENFQELMKINNISDPASLSGKEIIIPERLLLPVFSRPQLPEDSDLTFGKDAEGEFAGYRIKKGEALYTSVVIRFTGMTEVDDVNNLVTLVAKRSRIKDMKNIPVGQLIKIPTDLLLAEYLPRTDPRRIAYELENYEAERYRKKIVARKLEGVYVILDAGHGGVDLGTMAHGIWEHDYVYDIMCRIKRKIEVETSAVVLPIIEDKKTQFAVSDSRKLVRNKQGHILTTPNFLARINSDTSMAVNLRWYLANSLKSRLTAEGISDEKIVFASIHADSRHPMLKGAMVYFPGKRYVADRYGNGNSSRYMSFKEVVEMPYASFTGEEKTRSEALSKDFSKKVIFYFKEEGLPVNQYLPVRNRIIRHGREWIPAVLKGNKIPIKILLEVANLTNADDARIIREPDFREKVATAFVRALLDFYGES from the coding sequence ATGAATTTCTCACGAGCAGCGGGTACCCTCTCGGCATCAAGCGAAAGAATCGCTCTTCACTTGAGAGTCATCAAGAAGCTCCTGATGTTTCTCATCGTAGCCATTGCTTATCTACTTCCCATCGCGGGGAAGTCAGAAGAGCAGCAGATGAAAAAAGAGGTCCTGGAAGCTCTACCTGGAGTCAGGATATCCCTCCAGAACGGCAAGGATATCGTCCTCATGTATGCTCCCAGGCGGGGTGAGGGGTATCTCACGCTTGCGGAGAAATTCACCGTGTCATCCGAGAACTGGAAAGCACTCAAGGAGATCAATCTAGATCCGATTCTCGTCGAGGGGAAGGAATACATGATTCCGTATCAGCTCCTCCGCGACGAATACAAATACCTTGCCGTGGTCAACATATTCCCTGAAGACCGGTTCGAGAAGGGAGCCTGGCATCACTATCCTTCCAAAAGCCCTATAGAAACCTTCGGCGTGGGGCTATGGCAGGCCTCCGAGTGGTTCACGGGCCGGGGCGAGAACTTCCAGGAATTGATGAAGATCAACAACATCTCAGACCCCGCTTCTCTGAGCGGAAAAGAGATCATCATCCCGGAACGTCTCCTCCTTCCCGTTTTCTCTCGACCACAGCTTCCGGAGGACAGCGATCTGACGTTCGGGAAAGACGCTGAAGGAGAGTTCGCAGGATACAGGATCAAGAAAGGAGAAGCTCTCTATACTTCCGTGGTCATAAGGTTCACAGGAATGACGGAGGTTGATGACGTCAATAATCTGGTGACCCTCGTCGCAAAGAGGAGCAGGATCAAGGACATGAAGAATATCCCGGTTGGTCAGTTGATCAAGATACCGACGGATCTTCTGCTCGCCGAATATCTGCCCAGAACAGACCCGAGAAGGATCGCCTATGAGCTCGAAAACTACGAGGCGGAGAGATACAGGAAGAAAATCGTCGCCAGAAAGCTGGAGGGGGTCTACGTCATCCTCGACGCGGGGCATGGGGGCGTCGATCTTGGAACGATGGCCCACGGCATCTGGGAGCACGATTACGTCTACGACATAATGTGCCGGATCAAGCGAAAAATAGAGGTTGAGACGTCGGCCGTCGTCCTTCCCATCATTGAAGACAAGAAGACTCAGTTTGCAGTCTCTGATTCACGGAAGCTGGTCAGGAACAAGCAGGGACACATCCTCACGACCCCAAATTTTCTTGCCCGGATTAACAGCGACACCAGCATGGCGGTCAATCTCCGGTGGTATCTGGCCAATTCTCTGAAAAGCCGATTGACGGCGGAGGGAATCAGTGATGAAAAGATCGTCTTTGCAAGCATCCATGCCGACTCTCGGCACCCCATGTTGAAAGGGGCGATGGTCTACTTCCCCGGCAAGAGGTATGTAGCCGACCGCTATGGAAATGGGAATTCCAGCCGGTACATGAGCTTCAAAGAAGTTGTGGAGATGCCCTACGCCTCCTTCACAGGAGAAGAGAAAACAAGATCGGAAGCGCTCTCCAAGGATTTCAGCAAGAAAGTTATCTTCTACTTCAAAGAAGAGGGGTTGCCAGTCAATCAGTACCTTCCAGTGAGGAACCGGATCATCAGACATGGAAGGGAGTGGATCCCTGCCGTTCTAAAGGGAAACAAGATCCCGATTAAGATTCTCCTGGAAGTCGCCAACCTCACTAACGCGGATGATGCCAGGATCATAAGAGAACCGGACTTCCGCGAGAAGGTGGCAACCGCTTTCGTCAGAGCACTCCTCGACTTCTACGGAGAATCCTGA
- the purE gene encoding 5-(carboxyamino)imidazole ribonucleotide mutase, which translates to MAKAKVGVVLGSDSDLDVVIECLRLLKLFGVPFEIEVASAHRSPQKTRDYARSASRRGLYVIIAAAGGAAHLPGFIASETTLPIIGIPIPSSELMGHDSLLSIAQMPSGVPVATMGIGKSGAANAAILAVQILSLSDRALSRKLHNFKNELTRKVNKASEKTKIDMEKIIQKL; encoded by the coding sequence GTGGCAAAAGCAAAAGTAGGCGTAGTCCTCGGAAGCGATTCAGATCTTGACGTTGTCATAGAATGCTTGAGATTGCTGAAACTCTTCGGCGTCCCGTTCGAGATTGAAGTGGCATCGGCTCATCGTTCCCCGCAAAAAACCAGAGACTATGCCAGATCGGCCTCCCGGAGGGGGCTGTATGTCATCATCGCCGCGGCGGGTGGAGCCGCCCATCTCCCTGGCTTCATCGCTTCCGAAACGACCCTTCCCATAATAGGGATTCCCATCCCATCATCGGAACTGATGGGTCATGACTCCCTCCTCTCCATCGCTCAGATGCCTTCCGGAGTCCCAGTGGCGACCATGGGCATCGGGAAATCCGGAGCCGCCAACGCCGCCATTCTCGCCGTTCAGATCCTCTCCCTTTCCGATCGAGCATTATCCCGTAAGCTCCACAACTTCAAGAACGAGCTGACCCGGAAGGTAAACAAGGCCTCGGAAAAGACTAAGATCGACATGGAGAAGATCATCCAGAAGTTATGA
- the mtaB gene encoding tRNA (N(6)-L-threonylcarbamoyladenosine(37)-C(2))-methylthiotransferase MtaB: protein MKQFSGTKFKVETLGCKLNQFDSAVIEGELIRRKFLPCMSREEASIVIINTCTVTGKADYQSRRLIRKVRRENPDCTIIVTGCYARLDPDALRALPEANMVIDVEDEKAPRAIVEELTEMPVEMEESGTDIHDARVPDIFETHFSGRTRAFLKIQDGCDLKCSYCIIPRVRGKSRSAEPRVVIDNVKKLIKKGFREIVLTGVNSGDYGRDLSQQTSLLRLLREIVRIEDLGRVRLNSLEPPTIPDDLIDLIASTEKIAHHLHVPLQSGCDRTLKMMYRPYRTWQYSRIVEQLRERIPDIGIGTDVIVGFPGETDEDFEQTYSFIENSPINFLHVFPFSKRPDTPASRMQGEVNGKVIKERVSLLRKLGENLRYRFRQRFQGKILDIIILGEKRDDGRYRALSGNYIEIGVDARPNDVNRIFPCRIISVSPDDTLGQIVYSH, encoded by the coding sequence ATGAAGCAATTCTCCGGAACAAAATTCAAGGTGGAGACTCTCGGTTGCAAGCTCAACCAATTCGACTCCGCCGTCATCGAAGGAGAGCTCATCCGAAGGAAGTTCCTTCCTTGCATGAGCCGCGAGGAAGCCTCCATCGTCATCATCAACACCTGTACCGTCACCGGAAAGGCCGATTATCAATCTCGACGACTCATCAGGAAAGTTCGCAGAGAGAATCCTGACTGTACTATCATCGTCACGGGTTGTTATGCCAGGCTCGATCCAGATGCTCTGCGCGCTCTTCCTGAAGCCAACATGGTTATCGATGTCGAGGATGAGAAGGCTCCACGGGCAATCGTTGAAGAGCTCACGGAAATGCCGGTGGAAATGGAGGAATCGGGAACAGACATTCATGACGCACGAGTGCCCGATATTTTCGAGACCCACTTCAGCGGCAGGACTCGTGCCTTTCTCAAGATTCAGGATGGCTGCGACCTCAAGTGTTCCTATTGCATAATCCCGAGGGTCCGAGGGAAGAGTCGATCCGCGGAACCACGAGTCGTTATCGACAATGTTAAGAAGCTGATTAAAAAGGGGTTCAGGGAGATCGTCCTGACCGGCGTAAATTCAGGCGACTATGGAAGAGACCTCTCTCAACAAACCTCACTTCTCCGCCTTCTCAGAGAAATAGTCAGGATAGAGGATCTCGGCAGAGTCAGACTCAATTCCCTCGAGCCGCCGACCATCCCGGATGACCTCATCGATCTCATCGCTTCCACTGAAAAGATCGCCCATCATCTTCACGTCCCCCTGCAGAGCGGATGCGACAGAACCCTCAAGATGATGTACAGACCCTATAGAACATGGCAATACTCCAGGATCGTCGAGCAGTTGAGGGAGAGGATCCCTGACATCGGGATCGGCACCGACGTCATCGTCGGCTTCCCCGGTGAGACCGACGAAGACTTCGAGCAGACTTATAGCTTCATCGAGAACTCCCCCATAAACTTCCTCCATGTTTTCCCCTTTTCGAAGAGACCCGATACGCCAGCATCAAGGATGCAGGGGGAGGTGAATGGAAAAGTAATCAAGGAGAGGGTTTCTCTCCTGAGAAAGCTGGGAGAGAATCTCAGGTACAGGTTCCGGCAAAGGTTCCAGGGAAAGATACTGGACATCATCATCCTCGGCGAAAAGAGAGACGACGGCAGGTACCGCGCCCTCAGCGGCAACTACATAGAGATCGGGGTCGATGCACGCCCAAATGATGTCAACCGGATTTTCCCCTGCCGCATCATAAGTGTCTCACCCGATGACACACTCGGCCAGATTGTCTACTCCCATTGA
- a CDS encoding DUF1848 domain-containing protein, giving the protein MVTLTAEKRTTVISASRRTDIPAFHTGWFLEQIRKGKTSYTNPFGGTLHTVSLKPEDVHSIVFWSRDYSRLLPHLGELEEKGFCFYFHFTITGHPVTFDRNVINVNEAINQFRTISRRYSPNHVHWRFDPLIISDISDAGYLIERFAELARELKGYTKRCYTSFVQYYGKVKRNLKRLEEETGIHCYDLPVDEKIAIAGKISRIAADNGMKLLSCCCDYLIGGLIEKAHCIDGDLLRELFPERSLTGKVIPTRKGCGCFSSRDIGTYDTCSHGCLYCYANANPMN; this is encoded by the coding sequence ATGGTTACTCTAACTGCTGAAAAAAGAACAACGGTAATCTCAGCGAGCAGAAGGACCGATATCCCGGCCTTTCATACGGGATGGTTCCTGGAACAGATCAGGAAGGGCAAGACTTCTTACACGAACCCCTTCGGCGGCACTCTTCACACGGTTTCTCTGAAACCGGAAGATGTCCATTCCATTGTTTTCTGGTCCAGAGACTATTCCAGACTCTTGCCACACCTTGGAGAACTGGAAGAGAAGGGATTTTGCTTTTACTTTCATTTCACAATCACGGGGCATCCGGTGACCTTTGACCGGAATGTCATTAATGTGAATGAAGCCATTAATCAATTCAGGACTATTTCCAGGCGCTATTCTCCCAATCATGTTCACTGGCGCTTCGATCCGCTCATCATCTCGGATATCAGCGATGCAGGCTATCTGATAGAGAGATTTGCCGAACTTGCCAGGGAGCTCAAAGGATATACAAAACGCTGCTATACGAGCTTCGTCCAGTACTATGGAAAGGTCAAAAGGAATTTGAAGAGACTAGAGGAAGAAACAGGGATCCATTGCTATGACCTTCCCGTCGACGAGAAGATCGCCATCGCAGGAAAGATCTCCAGGATAGCTGCAGACAATGGAATGAAACTTCTTTCATGCTGCTGTGATTACCTGATCGGCGGGCTGATCGAAAAGGCGCACTGCATTGATGGAGATCTCCTCAGAGAGCTCTTTCCAGAAAGATCCCTCACTGGAAAGGTGATACCGACCAGGAAAGGATGCGGCTGCTTCTCAAGCAGGGACATCGGCACTTACGACACCTGCTCCCACGGCTGCCTGTACTGTTACGCAAACGCCAACCCTATGAACTGA